A portion of the Oncorhynchus gorbuscha isolate QuinsamMale2020 ecotype Even-year linkage group LG19, OgorEven_v1.0, whole genome shotgun sequence genome contains these proteins:
- the LOC124006121 gene encoding olfactory receptor 51E2-like, with protein sequence MTTLSFYLVFFCFSSQFVGTTQSVTIEEFQGFNFSHSEFIFVGFPVIYEYRRLLSLPFFTAYILVLVGNSLLIYVIRIMESLHSPMYILICGLAVVDIVVATVIIPNMLLSFLFDWNDISLASCLTQMFFTHFLSSVESTILLAMALDRYVAICYPLHYARILNSAMFLRLLLFTVIRSGSIMFVLVAAGSLSFCGSNVIHHCYCDHMALVSLACGNTDKNNAMGLAVIICFVGIDICVIVFSYMKILNVVLRRAAGEDRWKAFHTCGTHLIVIMCFYLIGTVTFLSRNLNIQIPTDINTFLGVMYIVLPASVNPIIYGVRTKEIRNRILKIFNTRVNRELTVQVAIVDV encoded by the coding sequence ATGACAACATTGTCATTTTaccttgtgtttttttgtttttcctctcaaTTCGTTGGCACTACTCAAAGTGTAACGATCGAAGAATTCCAGGGATTCAATTTTTCACACAGCGAGTTCATCTTTGTGGGATTCCCAGTGATCTACGAGTACAGACGACTACTTTCCTTACCGTTTTTCACCGCCTACATTTTAGTCTTGGTGGGAAATTCGTTGTTGATCTACGTGATTAGAATTATGGAGAGTCTCCACAGCCCCATGTATATATTAATATGTGGTTTGGCGGTGGTGGACATAGTGGTGGCTACAGTCATTATCCCCAACATGCTGCTCAGCTTTCTGTTTGACTGGAATGACATCTCATTGGCCAGCTGTTTGACTCAGATGTTTTTCACTCACTTCCTGTCGTCGGTAGAGTCGACTATTCTCCTGGCCATGGCTCTGGACCGCTATGTGGCGATTTGCTACCCTTTACACTATGCTCGTATCCTCAACTCTGCCATGTTTCTCAGACTGTTGCTGTTCACTGTTATAAGGAGTGGTTCTATCATGTTTGTACTCGTTGCCGCtggttctctgtctttctgtggTTCCAATGTCATCCACCACTGCTACTGTGACCAcatggccctggttagtctagcATGTGGTAACACGGACAAGAATAATGCGATGGGATTGGCTGTGATTATCTGTTTTGTGGGGATCGATATTTGCGTCATTGTTTTCTCCTACATGAAGATTCTGAACGTTGTGTTGCGTAGAGCAGCAGGGGAGGATAGATGGAAAGCCTTCCACACCTGTGGCACCCACCTCATTGTCATaatgtgtttttatttgattGGCACCGTTACTTTTCTGTCACGGAATCTGAATATTCAAATTCCAACTGATATCAATACATTTCTAGGAGTGATGTATATTGTTTTACCAGCGAGTGTCAATCCAATAATCTATGGAGTTCGGACAAAGGAAATACGAAACCGTATTTTGAAAATATTCAACACAAGAGTAAACAGAGAATTGACTGTTCAGGTTGCTATTGTAGATGTGTGA